In the genome of Nocardia sp. NBC_00416, one region contains:
- a CDS encoding NAD(P)/FAD-dependent oxidoreductase yields MHKVTGIGTGVEYADVVIVGSGFGGLAAAKQLAKAGRDYVLISSTPEHLFQPLLYQVATGVLASDEIAPPIANILRRHKEADVRLGQVVAIEPDAAVVTYRTAEGDRQIRYGSLIAATGASQSYFGRDDFADKTYSLKTIDDAKLLRAQIERVFREAAKADEETRRRLLSFVVVGAGATGVEVAGQLKELAKRYYHQEASVTLVEGAGAVLPPFGGGLSEYAKKSLTRSGVEVLLGTFVTEIEDGQVTVKDKDGTLRQLDAETIVWSAGVQAGGFAKLLAAATGCETDRAGRLLINPDLTVAGYADIYAIGDMTSLNGYPGQSPVAMQEGRHAADIISRDKHPGTPFVYWDKGSMAVISRFSAVTKLNDRVTFRGVIAWFIWLAVHLFYLVGFRNRFAAVLSWLVAFIGTGRPGFQEVDKQHLERVREPERFVA; encoded by the coding sequence ATGCACAAGGTCACTGGGATCGGCACCGGCGTGGAGTACGCGGATGTCGTGATCGTCGGTTCGGGGTTCGGCGGGCTCGCCGCGGCCAAGCAACTGGCCAAGGCGGGAAGGGACTATGTCCTGATCTCGAGCACGCCGGAACATCTGTTCCAGCCGCTGCTCTATCAGGTCGCCACCGGGGTGTTGGCGTCCGATGAGATCGCACCCCCGATCGCGAACATCCTGCGCCGGCACAAGGAAGCGGATGTGCGACTGGGTCAGGTCGTCGCCATCGAGCCCGATGCCGCCGTCGTGACGTACCGGACAGCCGAGGGCGACCGGCAGATCCGCTACGGATCGCTCATCGCCGCGACCGGAGCCAGCCAGTCGTATTTCGGGCGCGACGATTTCGCCGACAAAACCTATTCGCTGAAAACCATCGACGACGCCAAGCTACTACGGGCCCAGATCGAACGGGTCTTCCGGGAGGCCGCCAAGGCCGACGAGGAAACGCGTCGCCGGTTGCTGTCCTTCGTGGTGGTCGGGGCCGGAGCCACCGGTGTCGAGGTCGCGGGGCAGCTGAAGGAACTGGCCAAGCGGTACTACCACCAGGAAGCCTCGGTGACCCTGGTGGAGGGCGCGGGCGCGGTACTGCCGCCGTTCGGTGGCGGGCTGTCGGAATACGCGAAGAAATCGCTGACCCGCAGTGGGGTCGAGGTGCTGCTCGGCACGTTCGTCACCGAAATCGAGGACGGACAGGTCACGGTCAAGGACAAGGACGGGACGCTGCGGCAGCTCGACGCCGAGACCATCGTCTGGTCGGCGGGCGTGCAGGCCGGCGGATTCGCGAAACTGCTGGCGGCGGCCACCGGCTGCGAAACCGATCGCGCCGGCCGGCTGCTGATCAACCCCGACCTCACCGTCGCCGGTTACGCCGATATCTACGCGATCGGCGATATGACCTCGCTCAACGGCTATCCGGGCCAGTCGCCGGTGGCCATGCAGGAGGGCCGCCACGCGGCCGACATCATCAGCCGTGACAAGCACCCGGGTACCCCGTTCGTGTACTGGGACAAGGGCAGCATGGCGGTGATCAGCCGGTTCAGCGCGGTCACGAAACTGAACGACCGCGTCACCTTCCGCGGCGTGATCGCGTGGTTCATCTGGCTGGCGGTGCACCTCTTCTATCTGGTCGGCTTCCGGAACCGGTTCGCCGCGGTCCTGTCGTGGCTGGTGGCGTTCATCGGCACCGGGCGGCCCGGGTTCCAGGAAGTGGACAAGCAGCACCTGGAACGGGTTCGCGAACCCGAACGGTTCGTCGCCTAG
- a CDS encoding LysR family transcriptional regulator, producing the protein MELRQLTYFVAVCEELSFSRAAARCFISQSAISHQIARLEHDLGVQLFERSTRSVVPTDASTRLLPLAKQMLGLESAIRASIRTTGPRIRLAANMSFATRSLSAIAGTRDAHPGAEIEFVIKPFRQRVAAVADGDCDLALIRGSVQQAGLVVEQLWVEDLTLATAPAHPLAGRTDVTLAELSHYPLLLPPESEQFLLHNVIRTAFADLPTGPTFGPPIPPDHTATMELINHPDAWTVLYANSSTAGIAALPLACHRLRIPVSAVLRADTRRTPILGSLLEGLHCA; encoded by the coding sequence GTGGAACTTCGCCAGCTCACGTACTTCGTCGCGGTGTGCGAGGAGCTCAGCTTCAGCCGGGCGGCGGCCCGGTGCTTCATCTCACAGTCGGCGATCAGCCATCAGATCGCCCGGCTCGAGCACGACCTGGGCGTCCAATTGTTCGAGCGTTCGACACGATCGGTCGTCCCCACCGACGCGAGCACAAGATTACTACCGCTGGCCAAGCAGATGCTAGGTCTGGAATCGGCCATCCGCGCCTCCATCCGCACCACCGGACCCCGGATACGGCTCGCGGCGAATATGTCCTTCGCGACCCGCTCGCTATCGGCCATCGCCGGCACCCGCGACGCGCACCCGGGCGCGGAGATCGAATTCGTCATCAAACCCTTCCGCCAGCGGGTCGCCGCCGTCGCGGACGGTGACTGCGATCTGGCGCTGATCCGCGGCAGCGTGCAGCAGGCCGGGCTGGTGGTCGAACAGCTATGGGTGGAAGACCTCACTCTCGCCACCGCTCCCGCGCATCCGCTGGCCGGTCGTACCGACGTCACCCTCGCCGAGCTCAGCCACTACCCGCTGCTCCTGCCGCCGGAGTCCGAACAGTTCCTCCTGCACAACGTCATCCGGACCGCGTTCGCTGACCTCCCCACCGGACCCACCTTCGGCCCGCCCATCCCCCCGGACCACACCGCCACCATGGAGTTGATCAACCACCCCGACGCCTGGACCGTCCTCTACGCCAACAGTTCCACCGCGGGCATCGCGGCACTTCCGCTGGCCTGCCACCGCCTGCGCATCCCGGTCTCCGCCGTGCTGCGCGCCGACACCCGGCGCACCCCCATCCTCGGCTCGCTGCTCGAAGGGCTGCACTGCGCCTGA
- a CDS encoding alpha/beta hydrolase fold domain-containing protein, whose translation MSDTSPARAHRRRITSEDGAEVQLLVHEPAGPARGWLVWAHGGSWQHGSTVRWASITAQLCALSGWTVVSVDYRLAPAHRFPTAVFDVSAALDWAEREAADLPVAVGGDSAGGTIAAVAALARRDTGGRVPPQVLAYPPLDPDCARPSYQASPDAFPNRSDLRAAWRLWLGTGTHHPLIHPTPLAAASLAGLAAVSLVVGDDDPVRDDVTCYAERLDADAVPTRLRTLPGVGHSDLFRPRSRALRAVATMLAEPTPTGLRPNPGKGTSS comes from the coding sequence ATGAGCGACACCAGCCCGGCTCGGGCACATCGGCGACGCATCACCAGCGAAGACGGTGCCGAGGTTCAGCTGCTCGTGCACGAACCAGCCGGCCCGGCTCGTGGCTGGTTGGTCTGGGCGCACGGCGGCTCCTGGCAGCACGGCTCGACCGTTCGGTGGGCATCGATCACCGCGCAGCTCTGCGCGTTGTCGGGCTGGACCGTGGTCTCGGTGGACTATCGGCTCGCTCCTGCGCACCGCTTCCCGACCGCCGTGTTCGATGTATCGGCGGCGCTCGACTGGGCCGAGCGCGAAGCGGCGGACCTGCCCGTCGCAGTCGGCGGTGACAGTGCGGGCGGCACCATCGCCGCTGTCGCGGCCCTCGCCAGACGCGATACCGGCGGACGTGTGCCGCCACAGGTGCTGGCCTACCCGCCGCTCGATCCCGACTGCGCCCGCCCTTCCTATCAGGCCTCTCCTGACGCGTTTCCCAACAGGTCCGATCTGCGGGCGGCCTGGCGACTCTGGCTCGGAACCGGTACGCACCACCCGTTGATCCACCCGACACCGCTCGCGGCCGCGAGCCTCGCCGGGCTCGCTGCCGTGTCCTTGGTCGTGGGCGATGACGATCCGGTCCGCGACGACGTGACCTGCTACGCCGAACGCCTCGACGCCGATGCCGTGCCGACCCGGCTGCGGACGCTTCCCGGCGTCGGACACAGCGATCTTTTCCGGCCACGCAGCCGAGCCCTGCGGGCCGTCGCCACCATGCTCGCCGAACCGACTCCTACCGGCCTCCGGCCGAACCCCGGGAAAGGAACCTCATCATGA
- a CDS encoding MsnO8 family LLM class oxidoreductase produces the protein MRLSVLDQVPITEHTPAREAATSGLRLAVAAEKLGYHRIWFAEHHRSESFAGTAPEMMTALALERTTDIRVGTGGILLPLYPAAKVAEVMGLLTDVHGDRVDTGVGRAALHDPDYAEKITALARTFGRRHGLVSPEPPGRLWVLGAGGSTAPSAGEAGAGYVHGHFFVPRGGETATAAYRAAADAHGHASHTTLAVRVVTAESPERARALAEAMVLWRVRKDLGYDGPIPSIDTTARYHWTEAEQTRAKARATAIISGTPDRVYAELTTLAEAHGAAEIMVNTLTSDPDDRLTSYRLLAERFRS, from the coding sequence ATGAGACTTTCCGTCCTCGATCAGGTGCCGATCACCGAACACACGCCCGCCCGGGAAGCCGCGACGAGTGGCCTGCGGCTGGCGGTAGCAGCCGAGAAACTGGGCTATCACCGCATCTGGTTCGCCGAACACCATCGCTCGGAATCGTTCGCCGGCACCGCACCCGAGATGATGACCGCTCTCGCTCTGGAGCGCACCACCGATATTCGTGTCGGTACCGGCGGCATCCTGCTACCGCTGTACCCGGCGGCCAAGGTCGCCGAGGTCATGGGCCTGCTCACCGATGTGCACGGCGATCGAGTCGACACGGGCGTGGGAAGGGCAGCGCTGCACGACCCGGACTACGCCGAGAAGATCACCGCTCTCGCCCGCACGTTCGGCCGTCGGCACGGCCTCGTTTCGCCCGAACCGCCGGGCAGGTTGTGGGTGCTCGGCGCAGGCGGTTCGACTGCGCCGAGCGCCGGAGAGGCCGGGGCAGGCTATGTGCACGGGCACTTCTTCGTCCCGCGCGGCGGCGAAACGGCGACGGCTGCCTACCGGGCCGCGGCGGACGCCCACGGACACGCCTCACACACCACGCTCGCGGTGCGCGTCGTCACCGCCGAGAGCCCGGAACGTGCGCGGGCACTGGCCGAGGCGATGGTGTTGTGGCGGGTCCGCAAGGACCTCGGATACGACGGACCCATCCCGTCCATCGACACAACAGCGAGGTATCACTGGACCGAGGCCGAACAGACCCGCGCGAAGGCTCGCGCCACCGCGATCATCTCGGGAACCCCGGACCGGGTGTACGCCGAGCTGACAACTCTTGCCGAAGCGCACGGAGCGGCGGAGATCATGGTCAACACACTGACGAGCGACCCCGACGACAGGTTGACCTCCTACCGCCTGCTGGCCGAGCGGTTCCGGTCCTGA